Below is a genomic region from Deltaproteobacteria bacterium.
CGCGTTAACCAAATCGCGCAAGATAGCCTTGCCAGTAGATGTGTCGCCGGCGAGATAGGCGTTGATCGCTTCGCTAAACAGCGCTTGACGGAATCGCGCATCGCGCTGGGCTCGTGCCAGGATGGTTTCCCTGAAATCTCGTGTGAGCGCCATAATCTCCTCTCTGACAATTCACGCCTTCCGGCGCCGGTAGTCGGCCCATCGCGCTCTTGCCGAGGCGATGGCTTCCTGCTGTCGTTGCTTGCTGCTCCCACCCAGCAAGATCACCAGGGCATCTCCATCTCTGCCGAAATAGACGCGGTAGCCAGGACCAAACTCGATCTTCCGTTCGAACACACCGGAGCCAACACCTTTCACGTTCGAAAAATTGCCAGCGGCCAGCTGATGGACAGCCGCAGCCACTTTGGCCGCCGCCGGCGCATTCAACGAGTCGAACCACCTCGCGTAGGCGGAACGGCCGTGGCCATCGAGGTATTCAACGAGCCGGATCGGCGCCACGCATGAAAGTAACATAAATGTTACCATTGTTGCAACCGCGGCATCGGCGGGCACCATCCATAGATCCGGCGGAGCCTCCTCGAACCGGGCGGGATTTCGGCGGCATGGCCGCGTCGAGTCGCTCAAGCCGCCTTCGCCGTGACGGACATGCCGGAATCGCGACCGAGGCACATCGCGCATCTGGCTTGGGGCACTTCCCCCAGCAAACGTTGGAGAGCGTAGTGTCTGCCTTCGATCGCCAGTTCCTGTACCAAACTCCTCTTGGCCGGACTCTTGCGTTACATTCATTCGACGCCTCGAAGATGCGCAACAACATTCCCCTTAGTTCGTTGCCATCCAGGCAGGGGTGAATACGGCCAGGCACTCATCGCGGGGAAGTTCGGTATTTCAGCTCAGATCAAGGGGAGGAATGAACGGTCACATGGAAAGGACAATGAAGGCGTCGCACGTCCTGCTCACGTCGAGAAGACTATCATTCTTGCCGATCTTTGGACTCGTGTTGGTCGCGTTGAATACGGGAGCTACGTTACAGGCACAATTCCCTGCTCGCGGAGACGATGTTACGCCGTCGCTCGGCCAATTTAATGTCGTCGTTGATCCCCACTTCGAGGCTGCAATCCAGAGCAATCCCGCGTATGGCCCGTTTCTCTCCAACAAGGGCGGTAACTTGAATTTCACCAGCCCGATCCTCTTTGATCCGACAACAACGATCGGGCGAAGTGACCCGCTCAGCGCAGGTTCGGCTGAGGATATCGCCGGGGTGCTGTCGGGGACTTTGGCGCCGCGCCTGCTTCAAGACGGCCAATTCACGGTGAGGCCCTCCTTTGCGGAGGGCCCCGACGGCACGCACGAGGTTCACACTTTCATCGAATCCCTCCACCTGATGGGAAATGGATTCGAAGTGAAGGCCGGAGACCAAGCTCCGCGGCGGCCAATCAGCGTGGGTGAGGTGGAGTCTCTGTCCGGCAACAGCGGGAATCCGATTCAGGACTTCCCGGCTAACAGCTTTTTCGATGTCTTCGTTGAGGTAGACGTTCCCGCTCTGGGGGGATTTCCGAGTGTCCAGTTGGTCAATGTCGATCCCCTCTTGGTTCAAAGCGACAGTATCACCAGCTTCCCGCCAACCGTTCTCTATGTACACGGGAACTCTTCCGCCGTGCCGCTATACTTCTACGCGGACATACCTGTTTTCGGCGTTCATCGAGGGGACCTGTTCGGCCAACTGACTGTGGCCGGCCACGGGGTCGGCTTCACCGAGGCGGACGTGGCGGAGTTCGAAGCCAAGGAAATGGAATCCGAGCAGCATCGTGGTCGTCTGCCGCTTCAGGCCAATCCAATCCCGCACGTGACCATTGTCGATGAGGTTTTGAACACTCCCACACCAACACCGACACCCACACCAACAGCGACCCCGACAACGACCCCTCCGCCCTGTATCGGCGATTGCGATGGCTCGCGCTCCGTGACCGTCGAGGAACTAATCATCGGGGTCAACATCGCGCTGGACCAAGCACCGCTCAGCGGCTGCATGAACTTCGACAGCGACAACAGTCAGACGGTCACCGTCGAGGAACTGGTGCAGGCAGTCGGCAACGCGCTGGGCAACTGCCCGTAGGCGGGAGCCATCCATAAATCGGGCGGAGCCTCGGCAACCCCGGCCTGAGGCTGGCCCGGGATGCCATCCGCGGTTACCTCGAATGCCCTGTGTATCAACGAGAAGAGAAAAGTGGAGCTGAACGGAATCGAACCGTCGACCTCCTGAATGCCATTCAGGCGCTCTCCCAACTGAGCTACAGCCCCACAGGTGAGTGGACGCAAAAGTTGTAACCGAAACGCTACGGCAGGGCAAGGTTTTGGATTGCGGATTGGGGATTGCGGAGTGCGGAATGCAGAGTGCGGAATGCGGAATGCCACCACGGTCCGCGCGAATGAGTCACGAACACGACTCACCAGTCACGAATCACGATTTCACGATCTCACGACCTCACGGTCCGCGCAGACGGATGTCGTCTTTGCCCTCCATCATCTCGGGCGTGACGATGTAGGTACCGCGGCAGGCGTTGTCCCAGATTTTCTGCGTGGCATCCGCATCGCCGAGGGTGACCGCGTACACCAGCACGCCGGTGACACCACCGATGATCGAGTAGACCAGCTTGAGCGGCAGGTAGACGATGTTGGTCAGCACCGCACCGGTGATCACGATCGGACGGTGTCCCTCGTCTTCTGCGTCTCGCCGTACCGCGTGAGCCGGCGCCACGAGCAGTGCGATCACGATGATTGCGATGAACGTTCGACTGCTCCCACGCATCCGCCACCTCCTCGTCCGCAGAATACGGAGTCCAAACCTCAAAGTCCAAGGTTCAAAGTCAACTCTTGGGCTTGGAACTTTGGACTTTAGACCTTGGACTTTGGACTCATCTTTTCCCGCCAGCGCTCGAGGCGCTCTTTGATCGCGCGCTCTTCGCCAATGTCGGTGGGCTCGTAGTAGCGGCGGCCGGCGAGCCGGTCGGGCAGGTGTTGCTGCGCGACGACGTGTTCGTCGTAGTCGTGAGCATACTTGTAGTCGCGCCCGTAACCCAATCCCTTCATCAGCGGCGTCGGCGCGTTGCGCAAGTGCAGGGGAGTGGACAACGCGCCGTGTTCCTTGACGTCGGCGGCGGCCGCCAGCATCGCCTTGTACGAGGCATTCGATTTCGGTGCAGTGGCCAAGTACGTCACCGCTTGCGCGAGCGGGATACGACCTTCGGGCAAGCCGATAAAATGGAACGCGTCCTTCGCCGCCACCGCGATCTGCAACGCGCGCGGATCGGCGTTGCCGACATCTTCGGCCGCAAAGATCACC
It encodes:
- a CDS encoding type II toxin-antitoxin system RelE/ParE family toxin; amino-acid sequence: MRLVEYLDGHGRSAYARWFDSLNAPAAAKVAAAVHQLAAGNFSNVKGVGSGVFERKIEFGPGYRVYFGRDGDALVILLGGSSKQRQQEAIASARARWADYRRRKA